A single region of the Nicotiana sylvestris chromosome 6, ASM39365v2, whole genome shotgun sequence genome encodes:
- the LOC104212885 gene encoding uncharacterized protein gives MPGPGPHMMYTLGSGLGLMSVSNGRFSPHHCLTYSINAFFGPDIGSFSEWLTSTLGLGSALGYAIEPWIHDPFYYILILGIPMSMLYSTASKFLLKKGLLDSASGVALTRKQCLFLVAAGSLSHFFLDHLFEENGKSTMYTWVLSTGWWEGRAPINPDAVVVIAILCTCLIADFIYINRVKPLKLLKLRVINSVKLILVIATLYCLWCATQIYLVRPRRPAVGEEADLGVLVFLGIYFFLPHWLCIMSMNSRDPQELLPL, from the exons ATGCCAGGTCCAGGACCGCACATGATGTACACATTGGGGTCTGGCTTAGGCCTGATGAGTGTATCTAATGGCCGGTTCAGTCCTCATCACTGCCTCACCTATTCAATCAACGCTTTCTTTGGGCCGGACATTGGATCTTTCTCTGAGTGGCTAACTTCCACCCTTGGATTAGGCAGTGCTTTGGGTTATGCAATCGAGCCGTGGATCCATGACCCTTTTTATTACATCCTTATTCTCGGTATTCCCATGTCCATGCTTTACAGCACTGCCTCCAAATTCCTCCTCAAGAAGGGTTTGCTTGATTCCGCTTCTGGG GTGGCGCTAACGAGGAAACAGTGCTTATTCCTGGTGGCTGCAGGCTCTTTGTCACATTTTTTCTTGGACCATCTGTTTGAG GAAAATGGGAAGTCTACTATGTACACTTGGGTATTGAGCACAGGTTGGTGGGAAGGCCGTGCACCGATCAATCCAGATGCTGTTGTTGTGATTGCTATTTTATGTACCTGCTTGATCGCCGACTTTATTTACATCAACAG AGTGAAGCCGCTGAAACTGCTCAAGTTACGAGTTATCAATTCTGTCAAGCTGATCTTGGTAATTGCTACCTTATATTGCTTATGGTGTGCAACCCAAATATACTTGGTTCGTCCTCGTCGACCAGCAGTAGGTGAAGAGGCTGATCTTGGAGTCCTTGTGTTTTTGGGAATATATTTTTTCCTCCCTCATTGGCTGTGCATTATGTCCATGAACTCAAGAGATCCGCAAGAACTTTTGCCCCTTTGA
- the LOC104212886 gene encoding protein DSS1 HOMOLOG ON CHROMOSOME V-like has protein sequence MTTEQPKPATEDVKMDLFEDDDEFEEFEIDQEWEAKEEGKEVTQQWEDDWDDDDVNDDFSLQLKRELESNTEKK, from the exons ATGACAACGGAACAACCAAAGCCAGCAACTGAAGACGTGAAAATGGATCTGTTCGAGGATGATGACGAATTTGAAGAGTTCGAAATTGATCAAG AGTGGGAGGCGAAAGAGGAAGGGAAAGAAGTTACCCAGCAATGGGAAGATGATTGGGATGATGATGATGTCAATGATGACTTCTCTCTTCAGCTCAAAAGGGAATTGGAAAGCAACACGGAGAAGAAATGA